From Cellulophaga lytica DSM 7489, a single genomic window includes:
- a CDS encoding DUF2271 domain-containing protein, whose product MKFKVVIIAIVGLFTMAAFTTAPKTSQYKCMIQLKNYEGEGAYVVVSLLDAEGKYVETLNVLGDDPEWYHDLTKWYNFFENKKPSIDAITGATISGGERAIKVIKIDDDKIDSGYKIRFETAVEDQKYVEDDVTFELTSASVNSKVDGTGYIRYIRMLPQK is encoded by the coding sequence ATGAAATTTAAAGTAGTAATTATAGCAATAGTAGGTTTGTTTACTATGGCAGCTTTTACAACGGCTCCTAAAACTAGCCAATACAAATGTATGATTCAGTTAAAAAATTATGAGGGTGAAGGTGCTTACGTTGTGGTATCTTTATTAGATGCTGAAGGTAAATACGTAGAGACATTAAATGTTTTGGGTGATGACCCAGAGTGGTACCATGATTTAACCAAATGGTACAACTTTTTTGAAAATAAGAAACCAAGTATAGATGCCATAACAGGTGCTACAATTAGTGGTGGTGAACGTGCTATAAAAGTTATTAAAATTGATGACGATAAAATAGACAGTGGTTATAAAATTAGGTTTGAAACTGCTGTAGAAGATCAAAAATATGTTGAGGACGATGTAACTTTTGAGCTTACTTCTGCAAGCGTAAATAGCAAAGTAGATGGTACTGGTTACATTCGTTACATACGTATGTTACCACAGAAATAA